Genomic segment of Methanonatronarchaeum thermophilum:
AAAAGCTTCAGAAACTTATCGAGTCAAGTAAATTTGACGTTGTTTGCGGGTCAGACTGGAACATACCCCTAAATCAAAGTACTGGCCAGAACAATGGGTTTCCTTTTCTTAAGTTGTTGCTTTCCAATGAATGTAGTTTTGATTGTAAATATTGTAGTAATCGATGTATGAATAAAAGTACCTCTATTTCTCCTAATAAGGTTGCTAAACTCACAAACCAACTATATACAGAGAATAGGATTTGTGGTTTATTTTTATCTAGCGGTGTTTATAGTGATCCTGAATATGTAATGGAAGACCTAATCTATACAGCAAAGCTCTCTAGATACCAGGGGTTTAATGGTTATATCCATCTTAAGGCTATGCCTGGTTGTTCGAAAGACCAAATCAAAAGAGCCTCCACAATTGCAGACCGGTTGAGTATAAATATCGAAGGACCAACCAGATCTCATTTATCAGAGCTCTGCTCTGTAAAAGACCTAAAAATCGATATTGAACGTCGACAAAAATTGATAGATGAGCAAAATGTAGGCCAGTCAACCCAGTTTGTAGTTGGAGCATTAGACGAAACAGACAAAGAAATAATCGATAAATCAATAGAGCTATACAAAAAATTCGATTTAAACCGAGTTTATTTCTCCGGCTTCAAACCACTCAAAGACACACCACTAGAGAAATCTTCAGCAGTTGAAAAACATAGAGCTGGACGTCTATACCAATCTGACTGGTTATTACGAGTATATAAATATCAGCCTGAAGAGCTGCTTGAAACAACTGAAGATGAGATGCTTCCGAACATAGATCCAAAACTCGAAATCGCCAAGAAAAAAGAAAGAATAAACATAAAAAAAAAGCAAATGAAAAACAACTAATGAGAATACCAGGAATCGACTGAAAACAGCCAAAAAAATCCAAAATAAAAAGGAAGAGATACAAAGCCTATCGGACTTAAAAGCGATGGGTGTTCCTGAGAAATCAATTCCATTTATCGAGTTGGACGAAGAAAAACAAAAAAGAATCACAGAATTTTAAAATAATAAATAAAAATAGATTTTTCCTGTTTCTCCACCGAGATGTCATTTTTTATTTTCGTTTGTAGAGGTTGTTTCCTTTTGTGTCTATTGCTACTGTTGTTGGGAAGTCTTTTATTTTTAGTTTCCATACTGCTTCAGGCATTCCCAGGTCTAGCCACTTGACTTCTATTACTTCTTCGATGTAGTCTGTGGCTAGTGCTGCGCATCCACCTGGAAAAACAAGGTAAACCGAGTTATATTCCTTTAGAGATTCTATTGCTTGTTTATTTAGGCCGCCTTTTCCGATCATAGCTTTGACATTATGTTTTTTTAGTAGTTTGAGTATGAATTTGCTTAGTCGGGTGCTTGTTGTTGGGCCTGCAGCTACAACCTCCCACCCATTGTTTCTTTTCATTAGTGGGCCACAGTGGTATATCACTGCTCCATTTAAATCTAAATCAAGTTGGTTGTTTAGAATTCGTTTGTGCGCTGAATCTCTGGCTGTGTAGATTGTTCCGGAGAGCTCTACTTGATCTCCAGCCTGGAGGTTCTTTACGTCTTTTGTTTTGAGTGGTGTTGTTAGTTTAATTTTTTTATTCATTGCTTAGCCTCTATGGTTGTTGTTGCTGTTCTTGTTGCCCAGCACTGTACGTTTAATGCGACTGGCAAGGAGGCGGTGTGGCACGAGGCGGTTTCTATTGATACTCCAAGGGCGGTTGTATTTCCTCCGAGCCCCATCGGACCAACCTTTAACTGGTTTATCTCTCTTAGGATTTTATTTTCCATTTTACCTATCTTTCCTTTACTGGTGTTGGGTTCTTTGATCAATGCTTTTTTAGCGAGTTTTGCAGATATATCTAAGCCCCCACCAATTCCCAATCCGATGTATATGGGGGTGCAGGGTTTAGCTCCCGCCTCGCCAACCATATTTACCACCCAATCTGGTATTTTGTTTGCTTCATCGGGTAAGAACATTTTTTGTCTTGCAACGTTCTCTGAGCCACCCCCCTTGATAAGAACAGTTAATTTTATTTCATCGCCTTCCACCGGTTGGTATTCGATGTGTGGGACTCCCTGGCCTGTGTTGTCTTCTGTGTTTTTTCTGGTTAATGGATTTACGATGCTTGGGCGCATAGGCAATTCCCTGGTCGCATCCTTAACAGCTTGTTCTAAAGCATCTTGAATTGAGAACTCTATGTTTAAGTCCCTTCCTACTTCGATGTAAAATGTGATTAGACCTGTATCCTGGCAAATCGGCTTGTTTTTCTCTCTAGCTATCTCTAGGTTTCTTAGGATGTTTTTGATTTGAGTTTCAGCTACACCCTCTTCTTTCTGGTAGGCTTTTTTTAATTTTTGTTCAGCCCAACCCGGTAATTGTGTTTCCGCTTCCTGTATCAGCTGGCTAGCTTCTTCTGCCAGTTTTTTCTGAAGTCCAGTCATTTTATTTTCCTTTCAATATTTTTGTTCGGTTTTCTTATAGATATCCTACTGTTTCTTTGTTTTTGTGGTTAAGTTTTAATATAATTCCTCGTCTATATTCTGCGGAGATGTCTAGTCTGGATAGAGTTGTCATGAAGTTCGGCGGTACAAGTGTTAAGGACGCCGAAATGATAAAGAGGGTCGCCTCATTAACCAAAGAGAGATATAATGAAGGAGTTGAGGTTGTCGTTGTAGTTTCAGCTATGTCTGGAACCACCGACCAACTAATACAGATTGGTGAAAACCTCAAAAAAAGAAGAAAACAAGAAGCCCATGATTTGATCAATCAGATTGAAGATCGACATAAAGAAACCGCTAAAAAACTTCTATCTAACAATGATTTAGTTGATAGTGTTCTGGGTGAGGTAGATGAGATTATTGGTGAACTGCGGTTGTTGGCTGAGGAGATGGATAATTTTATAGACCGTTCTTTCGATTACTTAATGTCCTTTGGTGAGCGGCTCTCGGCCCCCCTCCTGAGTGCAGCCCTCCAAGATAATAATGTCCCCTCAAAACACCTAACTGGGCGTGAAGCAGGCGTCATTACGAATCAGTGTTATGGTAGTGCTATACCGCTTTCAGAAAGTAACAAAAGAATCAAAGAAAGTGTTTTACCTCTTTTAGAAGAATCTGTACCAGTTATCACTGGCTTTATAGGGTGCTCGAAAAATGGGGATATCACGACGCTTGGTCGGGGCGGAAGTGATTATTCCGCATCCACGATAGGTCGTGCAATTGAAGCAGATGAAATCTGGATATGGACAGACGTAGACGGATTACTAACAACGGATCCTCGCGTTGTTCCAGAAGCCCAGACTCTCAGACGCATCTCATATCGAGAAGCGATGGAGCTATCTTTTTTTGGAGCAGAAGTACTACATCCAAAGAGTATAGAGCCAGCAATAGAGAAAAACATACCTGTAAGGGTTAAAAATACATTTACTCCTGGTTTTGAAGGTACCTTGATAGTTAAAGATGAAGAAAAAGTAGAGGGTGTTGTTAAGGGTGTTTCTGCTGAACGTGACGTTGCCCTCGTAAACATAAGCGGGATGGACATAATAGGAACACCAGGCATCGCAGCAGACGCTTTCGGGGCATTAGCAGACGCCGATATAAATATAATAATGATAAGCACCGGCTCATCCGAACCAACAATCTCCCTACTAGTAGACGAAAAAGACCTCTCACGGGCAATCAAAGCACTAGAAACCGAGTTTTCAGATAACACTATCGAAGAAATAACACACGACCCTGAAGTATCAGTTATAACAGTTGTTGGCAGTGGAATGGCCGGAACACCAGGCATCGCAGGAAGAGTATTCACCGCAATGGGACAGGAAAAAATAAACATAATAATGATTAGCCAAGGCTCATCTGAATTTAACATTTCATTTGTGGTAAAAAAACATGAAACTAATAGTGCATTAAGAAGCTTACATGAAGAGTTTCGACTTGACAAAAAAGATTATAAATTATGATTCTAACTATAAATAAAAAGTACTTATACGAATATAAATATCAAATGATGAGTAAATCTGGATTACCTTAAATAGTTACTTAGTATTTCAAGTTTCGATTTTATCATGGACATCTGAATTGAATATAATTTAATAATTTAATTTCTATGAATGGTTTATATCGTGTTCGTAAAAAAGTTTTTTACAGTTACATATTTTAAGGTTTGTTTTAGTTTAAATACTTTTTAATTTCGAAAAAAGAGGTTAAACCTGAAAAAAATTTAAAAAAATATATTTGAAAAAGGTTTGGAAGAATTATTTACAGAATAGAATATTTAACATATAAAATAAATTTTTTATTTTTATTTTAGTAAAGTCTTAGTAAAGTCTATAAATCTCAAAATCAAAAAATACTGGAGTGATGTTAATCTTTTTGTTAAATCTTTTAAAAAATAAGTTTAAAATATACATCCTAAAAGCTATCTATAAATTTAAGGATGATGGTTTCATAGGTTTAGTCAAATCTATTTTACATTTCATTTATCTGATTTTTTTAAATTTAAGTGGTTACATATATTCTAAAATAAACTATATGATTTATACATTTAAATATGGAGAGAGTATGGCCAAGCCATACAAGGTTATTGAAGTAAATCCTAAAAAAATAGAGTTTTTAAAAGTTCCTCATTTTTATCGAACGATTTCAGAATATGGGACTTTTATTAGAGATGGTAATTGGGATAAAAAGATATCTGAAGATGAAATTGGATATTTTAGATTAAGAGAAAAAGAAAAAATAGGCTATTTTGAAAACTATACTTTTTATAAATGTGTTAAAAATTGGTTAGGAGGGGAAAAATGGGAAGAAACTTCATGTTATGAAATTTTAGCTAAAAAAAAAGATAAAGAACATGCCAAAAAAAAGGAATTTAAATTAAAAAAAATTCTTGGAAGTATTGAAAAAAATGGTTATAAATCTCAAAATCAGTTTAAACAGAAGAATACATCTATTTTGAAAAAAATTTTGAGAATCCCCCCTCAGCATAATGAAATCGCATTAAATATAGATAGACATGGAAATTTTATTTTCGACGATGGAAAACATAGGCTCTGTATCGTTAAAGTTCTCAAAATAGAAAAAATCCCTGCTAGAATACTGGTGAGGCATAAAAAATGGCAAGAAATCCGTAAAGAGGTATATGAAGCTGATTACATTGAAGAATTAAGTAAAAAAGCTAAAATAAATTTAAATCATCCAGATTTGCATGACATTCTAAAGAATAAAAACTTCGTATCTGAAGATAAAAATTCTTAACTAAATAAGAGGTTTTTAAATGAAAAATAAAATAAGTTCTATTAAGAGAATATATTCAAAAGAGGGATTAAATTCCTTATTTAGGGAAGGTTCTAGTTATATACTGGTTAGTAGTTCGATTTCCCCATTTTTAAAGTCCATTATGGGAGATTTAATGCATCAAAAAATATGGATGTTTTTAAATTTAGGATATTGGCCCGATATAAAGGAGCCTCAAACTTTTAATGAAAAAATTATGCATAGGAAGCTTTTAACTAATAAAGAAATTTTCTCAATAGTTGAAGATAAGTGGAGGGTGAGAGATTATGTAAAGAAAAAAGTTAGTGAAGATATATTACCAGATATTTATCAAGTTGTTGAAAATCCGGAAAATCTGTCTTTTGAAAAGTTACCCAACGAATTTGTAGTTAAACCTACACACCTCAGCGGGCCTGTACTTTTGGTTGACAAAAACGATGAGATAAATAAAAATAAAATTAAAAGAAAATGTAAACAATGGTTATCTGAAACACATGGTAAAATCATGGGTGAATATTGGTATCAAAAAATTAAACCTAGAATTATTATTGAAGAATATCTAAAAGAAAATGACAATAATCCACCTAAAGATTACAAATTTTATGTATTCCATGGAAATGTAAAATATATACATGTTGATTTTGACAGACATTCAAATTCACATAAAAGAAGATTTTTTGACAAAAATTGGAATGCTAAAGATTTTAAAAAAGATTACAAGGTAGGGCCAAAGATTAAACGCCCAAATAAACTAAAAGAAATGATAGAAATTGCTGAAAAATTAGGAGAAAATTTTGATTTCATACGAGTAGATTTATACAACCTTAATGACGATCAAATTGTTTTCGGAGAGATGACTGTAGCACCTGCTTCAGGAACTAATAGTTTTGAAC
This window contains:
- a CDS encoding radical SAM protein encodes the protein MGLSEKLQKLIESSKFDVVCGSDWNIPLNQSTGQNNGFPFLKLLLSNECSFDCKYCSNRCMNKSTSISPNKVAKLTNQLYTENRICGLFLSSGVYSDPEYVMEDLIYTAKLSRYQGFNGYIHLKAMPGCSKDQIKRASTIADRLSINIEGPTRSHLSELCSVKDLKIDIERRQKLIDEQNVGQSTQFVVGALDETDKEIIDKSIELYKKFDLNRVYFSGFKPLKDTPLEKSSAVEKHRAGRLYQSDWLLRVYKYQPEELLETTEDEMLPNIDPKLEIAKKKERINIKKKQMKNN
- a CDS encoding FumA C-terminus/TtdB family hydratase beta subunit, with the protein product MNKKIKLTTPLKTKDVKNLQAGDQVELSGTIYTARDSAHKRILNNQLDLDLNGAVIYHCGPLMKRNNGWEVVAAGPTTSTRLSKFILKLLKKHNVKAMIGKGGLNKQAIESLKEYNSVYLVFPGGCAALATDYIEEVIEVKWLDLGMPEAVWKLKIKDFPTTVAIDTKGNNLYKRK
- a CDS encoding fumarate hydratase, which encodes MTGLQKKLAEEASQLIQEAETQLPGWAEQKLKKAYQKEEGVAETQIKNILRNLEIAREKNKPICQDTGLITFYIEVGRDLNIEFSIQDALEQAVKDATRELPMRPSIVNPLTRKNTEDNTGQGVPHIEYQPVEGDEIKLTVLIKGGGSENVARQKMFLPDEANKIPDWVVNMVGEAGAKPCTPIYIGLGIGGGLDISAKLAKKALIKEPNTSKGKIGKMENKILREINQLKVGPMGLGGNTTALGVSIETASCHTASLPVALNVQCWATRTATTTIEAKQ
- a CDS encoding aspartate kinase, translated to MSSLDRVVMKFGGTSVKDAEMIKRVASLTKERYNEGVEVVVVVSAMSGTTDQLIQIGENLKKRRKQEAHDLINQIEDRHKETAKKLLSNNDLVDSVLGEVDEIIGELRLLAEEMDNFIDRSFDYLMSFGERLSAPLLSAALQDNNVPSKHLTGREAGVITNQCYGSAIPLSESNKRIKESVLPLLEESVPVITGFIGCSKNGDITTLGRGGSDYSASTIGRAIEADEIWIWTDVDGLLTTDPRVVPEAQTLRRISYREAMELSFFGAEVLHPKSIEPAIEKNIPVRVKNTFTPGFEGTLIVKDEEKVEGVVKGVSAERDVALVNISGMDIIGTPGIAADAFGALADADINIIMISTGSSEPTISLLVDEKDLSRAIKALETEFSDNTIEEITHDPEVSVITVVGSGMAGTPGIAGRVFTAMGQEKINIIMISQGSSEFNISFVVKKHETNSALRSLHEEFRLDKKDYKL
- a CDS encoding ATP-grasp fold amidoligase family protein, which encodes MKNKISSIKRIYSKEGLNSLFREGSSYILVSSSISPFLKSIMGDLMHQKIWMFLNLGYWPDIKEPQTFNEKIMHRKLLTNKEIFSIVEDKWRVRDYVKKKVSEDILPDIYQVVENPENLSFEKLPNEFVVKPTHLSGPVLLVDKNDEINKNKIKRKCKQWLSETHGKIMGEYWYQKIKPRIIIEEYLKENDNNPPKDYKFYVFHGNVKYIHVDFDRHSNSHKRRFFDKNWNAKDFKKDYKVGPKIKRPNKLKEMIEIAEKLGENFDFIRVDLYNLNDDQIVFGEMTVAPASGTNSFEPKKYDEKFGKLW